The following is a genomic window from Daphnia magna isolate NIES linkage group LG4, ASM2063170v1.1, whole genome shotgun sequence.
TTGACGTCCAACTAGTGGTGacaaaacttaattttttaaaggtaaaATATTTAGTTGAATCTTTGAAATAATCAATAGAAGCTGGATGCCAACGTCTCTGACGCATCTGCTGCCAACTCAAGTTTGAATTCAACAGATGATTTGGCTTTTCTGAGTTCCTTGGAGGAGCGTGATGCAGTTGATGGCTCTGAAATCGACGAGGTAAGTTTACTTAATTCCGTGTTTCGTACTCTAGTTACTAGtcaatttaaatttgtttaGGAGTTTTTGGGAGACACTGCCACCATTTCCAACATTACCAGCATGATTCTGGAATTTGTATTCGATGTAGCTCCAAATGCTTCGCAGGCGAATGTTTCGTCGATGGTTGGCGAGCGGGAAACTGGTGAGGATGTGCAGGAATTTGCCGACACTGGTTTCGATGAGTCTGACATGGATCTCGAGGGCCTGGTTTTATTGAAAGATGAGAATAACTCAAATGCTAAAGTAAATAGCACTACGTCTGCTGATTTGGAAGGATTTGAGATGGAAGCAAGTGACGAGTAAAATCGTTCGGGACTTGGGAAGCGAGTATGCTGTGTACTTGTAAATATCTAGCTCCAGTTTGTGAACGGCTGTATATCGATCCTGTTGTCTTCTGTAAGGTGTTGTCTATATTTCAAAATGTGTACAGAGCTATAATTTTAATCTGTGTAAAGTACACGATAATTTTAAACtcttaaaatttttctgattttGAACTAAACTCCAAATATTTTAGAGTTTCAAGGTCATTCGACATGTATGCTGTTAGAAGCATTAAATACCGTCgcaaaaacatttcattattATATGAACTGTTTAAACTAAACAacttttttaataataaaaaaaaaatccatgcTTTCGGAATAACTGAATTATGTTTCGCTCATCAATTTGCACACATGGATCATTTCGGGACTCGTTTCACGTGTTATTAGCAGataattatattatattaGTTTATCAGCAGTTATTAATACCTGTACGTGTTTCATGTGTGTCACGTGGTCCCGCCAAGTCGTCAGAATGAATAGAACGTGATGGACAACAAATTTATGTTAAGAAGCTAAATTGTTTTCAGAAGACACTGTCCTTGAAACAAAGGATTAAACAATTTACCAATGCTCCCAAGCCGTGGAGTGACATATGATGAGGGGTAAGTTCCTGGAACGCCACTCCGGTGAAATGACGAATCAATAGCCAAGGCATTCCTGGAAATGGATCGATTTGCATGGCTAACTAGGGGAAAACAATTGATGGGTTTAAAGATCCGACATAGTCAGAGAACATTCATCAGTTACCTGTAAGATTCTAAACCAGGCACATACAGTCTGCATATCTTCAAAATTGCTTAGATTTTTATCATAGTCATCACAAAAGTTAACAATGTTTTACAGGTAAAAACCAACGGCACTGTGTCCAGCGCAATACAATGTAATCAAACTAACCTGATTTTCTTATGGATCGTTTAGCAGGTTTGTCGTCGCTGTGTTCTTGTTGAGTGTCGCATACACAGTTTTGGGTGCCAGCGCCGCTGTGGATGACAACGATTCGGAGGAGTCGATTGAAAACAGTTCCAAAGAGGCGACTGAAAATGGTTCCGAGCTGAGCAAAGCCGTTAAGTCTTTGAATGAAACCAGCATCATCAAGTTGCGCGATGTCAGCAGCCAATTACAGGTAACATTACCAACTTGCATTATTCACTGCTTATTGCAATGTAAGTCTAACgacataaaaatttttaaacagAAATTGAAAGCCAAAGTCTCTGACAACGAGCCAGTTGTAAACAAAGCCCGTAATCCAACCTCAAGAACTTCTGACGTCAAACTGGGCGATGAGAATGTAGGGCCTTCTGCTAGGACAACTTGCTTTACTAAGAATGGCACTACGATATGCACCCCAGCTACTGACTGCACTACCACTAAAGCTGATACTTCTGTTAAACTGTTGAAACAAAGAACGATGAAAGCCATTATTACTGCCAAAACGCCAATCTTGGACATCTCGTCAGATACCCTGCCaaagaaaatctaaaattattgTTAGATTTAAGCTCTTTTTATCTTGTTTGATTATGTCGTATGACAAAGATTTTCTTCTAAATTTGATACTAACGTATTGTAACGCAATTCCTTATCGACAGCTAAAATAAATGGCGATGATGGCCTAAATTTGGGAATGTTTTTTCCACTCTAAAGAAGCCACTCTGTTCTAATCCTTTTCAAAACAGATGATAAAATGGCTGTTTTGTTAATCAATCATTTTACTCGTTTCGGTTTAAGCATCCAATTCACGCATAACTACCTGGAATaaatgttgaaaaattttGATGGATACCATTTAAATGTAATTGTAATATGGAAACAACACAACCTGTTAATAAAggttaatttgtaaaaataacCTGTAATACAAATCTGACCGTAAATAAAAGTGGAAAGAGGTCCAGAAATTatgacaaagaaaaagaaatgactagaaacaaaagattttCCCAACACGATGCTTACGGGCACGCTGGGTTTTGACAACCATCGGATTCAGACGGGTAAAGAGGAAACAGTTTTTCAAACTCTTCGTGAGCTTTACGTATCTGTTGGTCCGAACAATGGAGATTCAATCGTGACATGATATTCCATACAATTTGGAATGAGTTCTGGACACTCTTATCGAGTAGAGACAACAGTCGAATAGCTGAAAGTAGTATAACTTTTGATATGATTTCCGGGGCAGCCTGgccaataaataaaaatcaactaTTATAAATCTTTCGTTTGCTCTTTGTTTTGGTTATACCTTTATCACCCTGACTGATTTTGGTTCAGTTGAATTAATAATTCTCGTCTGCAATCTCTTTTGCCTCCTGTAGGACTCCAGTGCTGCCTCCATCTGTTGTTTGTCTATATGGTCATCTTCTTGCGGAGTCTTTTCTCCAGAAAGAGATTCAGATGAAGACGGACTTTGACTACTActatcattttcttctttcgtttccaGCGAGTCACTAGTCTTTTTAATTAATGGTTTCTGCTCGCTCAATTCTTCGATTGATGCAGATTTTACTTGCAATGTTTCAAGTTCGTTGGAATCTCCTTCAATCCTTTGTTTAGTGTCTAATTGGTTCGAAGTTGATTTGTCGATGTGTTTCGATATTTCGTTATCAGTAGATGTCACACCTTCCTTGGACTTGCTCGAAGATACCAGCTGGAACTCGGGTATAAACATAGTGGGATGGGAGTCGGTGGGTGCAAGCTCATTGCCCGATTCTTGGAAGTAGAAATCGATGAGAAAGTCGAGCCATTGTTCAAGATCTCTCATGTGACATGAATAATGTAGAGCAATGTTGGTCAAAGCGATGAT
Proteins encoded in this region:
- the LOC116920727 gene encoding uncharacterized protein LOC116920727, with protein sequence MFYSRFVVAVFLLSVAYTVLGASAAVDDNDSEESIENSSKEATENGSELSKAVKSLNETSIIKLRDVSSQLQKLKAKVSDNEPVVNKARNPTSRTSDVKLGDENVGPSARTTCFTKNGTTICTPATDCTTTKADTSVKLLKQRTMKAIITAKTPILDISSDTLPKKI